TAAATGACTTCATTTATACCTACCGTTCAGATTCGTTCAACCAAGATAATTTCAATGCGGCTTTCCCTGATCAAGTGAATCCAATTCAAGCGGGTGAAAACTGGAAATTCATGCAACAACGCAATGGTGATCAAGTGAATTTATTCGGGGTTGAGGTAGCGTTTCAAAGACAGCTAGATTTTATTCCTGGTAAATTCTTTAAAGGATTGGGAATCTATGTGAACTATACCTATACGCACTCAGAAGCAAAAGGAATTACTAATGCAGATGGAGAGGTTAGAAAAAATATGGAGTTACCTGGATCAGCTCCTCACATGTTTAATGGATCGCTTTCATGGGAAAATGAACGCTTCTCTGCTCGTGTTTCCTTAAATTATGCTTCAGATTATTTAGATGCATTAGGAGGAAATAGTTTTGAGGATAGCTACTACGACAAACAATTGTTTTTAGATGCGAATGCATCTTATAAAATCACGTCGTATTTGCGCGTGTTTGCTGAGGCAAATAACTTGACTAATCAACCGTTGAGATATTACCAAGGGGTGAGCAATCGCGTAAAACAAATGGAATACTACCAACCTAAATTTACCTTAGGGGTTAAATTTGATTTATAATATAAACCATACACAAGAAAATTACAGCGAATAGTTTTATTGGCTGTAATTTTTTCATTTACAACACATGAAGAAAATACTTTATACTTTAGTCTTACTTAGTTTCACAGGATTAACTCAAGCACAGACGCCTTTTGAATACGAAAAAAGTACGGGTTATTCCGGACAAGATATTCCGAGTTTAGTACATCAAGAAGATAGTTTTAATTTCCTTGTTCTAGGAGATTTTGGACGTGTAGGGGATTACTATCAAAAAGAAGTAGCTCGAGAAATGGGAAATGCCATGGTGGTGCTAGATGGTGAATTTGTTGTTTCTGTGGGAGATAACTTCTATCCGAATGGCGTAGCGAGTACGCAAGATTATCATTGGACCTCTTCTTTTGAACAGGTATACACTAATCCATCGCTTTATGCGGATTGGTATGTTGCTTTAGGTAATCACGATTATTTAGGGAATGTTCAAGCACAAGTTGATTATACGAAAATCAGTAGACGTTGGAATATGCCTGATCGTTATTACAGCAAAACGTTTAAATTAGAGAATGGAAAAAAACTATTGTTGGTGGTGATGGATACCAATCCATTTATTGAGAATTACCGCAAGAGTTCGAAGTATGGAGATTTAAAGGAACAAGACACGGAGAAACAGATGCAATGGCTAGAGCAAACCTTAGGACAAGCAGATGCAGATGTGCAGTGGAAAATTGTGGTAGGGCATCATCCCATGTATAGTGGAGGAAAGCGAAAAGTAAATAAAGATACCCAAGGATTCGAGCAGCAATTCGCTGCGTTTTTTGATCGTCATCAAGTTGATGCTTATATCTGCGGACATGAACATGATTTGCAAATCATTAAACCAAAAAATCGCTATACCACGCAATTCTTATCTGGGGCTGCGAGTGAAGTCCGCCCTTCAGGAACCATGGAACACACTGTTTTTGCAGCAGCTGAACCTGGATTTATGGCTTTTTCGATCTTGAATACTAGTTTGACCGTTCAAGTGGTAAAAGCAAACAAAGAAGATGCAGAAGTAATATATACCCACACCATTCAAAAGAAAAAATAATGAAAAATAAAGCAATATACTTCTTATTTAGCTTGGCATTATTGACCAGCTGTAAAGATAAATTAGCACCTGTTTCACCAGATGCTATTCAACCTGTAGTAGTGACGGAACAAACGGTTTTTGATACTGATGATCCCGCTATTTGGATTAACAAACAAGAGCAAGCAAAAAGTTTAATTATCGGAACAGATAAGGAGAATGGCGGTGGACTCTACGCTTATGATTTACAAGGAAAGATTGTACATCAATACGTCGATATGGCACGTCCAAATAACGTGGATATTGCGTATGATTTTCCGTATCAAAACCAGAAAATTGACGTTGCAATAGTAACGGAACGCAACGCCAATGCGATTCGCATTTTTAAATTGCCTGAATTAACTCCTATTGATGGAGGAGGATTAAAGGTGTTTGAAGGAGAAACAACAGAAGAGTATAATGAACCGATGGGGATTGCTTTGTATGAAGGAAAAGAAGGAGGAGCAACGGTGTTTTATGCGATTGTAGGTCGTAAAAACGGACCTGCTGAGGGGTATTTATGGCAATACCGTTATCAAACCAATGCAGCAGGAAAGGTAGAATTGCAATTGGCACGCAAATTCGGTGCTTATAGCGGAAAAAAAGAAATTGAAGCTATAGCAGTAGATCAAGAGTTAGGCTATGTGTATTATTCCGATGAAGGAGCAGGAGTACGCAAGTATTATGCAGATCCAGCAAAGGGAAATCAAGAACTTGCCTTCTTTGCACAAACCGATGCCAAACGCGACCATGAAGGCATTGCGATTTATAAAAAAGAAGCAACAACAGGATATATTGTGGTGTCCAATCAACAAGATAATTCCATCTTAATTTACCCAAGAGAAGGAGCATCTGATAATCCACACGAACATCAATTGATAACTACAATCCCAGTTGCAGCAATTGAATGTGATGGATTGGAAATTACAGCTCAAGGACTCGATCCTAAATTTCCGAAAGGAATGTTGGTGATGATGAGTAATGGAAAAGTATTCCATTATTACGATTGGGCGATGATTCAAGAAAAAATTGAACAAGTAAAAAAATAGATTTAAATAAAAAAAGACATCTCGAGGGATGTCTTTTTTTATTTAGGGGAGGCGGTGAGGTGGTGAGATTGGTGAGATTGGTGAGGCGATGAGAGGATGTGAAAAAGCTGTAGTGGCAAATGGCAATTTGCCAACTAACAAGATAAATTGCGGAAACAAAGGATCTATTTCCGGATGAGTTTTTCAAACAGTTTACAATTAAAATAAAAACCACTTTGCTTTAATAAGGCTATTGCGTACCGTTCCTTCGACTTTCCTTAGAGATTCCTAGGAGTATCCTAGGAAAAAAGGGGTTTTTGTCGAAGGAATGTCCTAGGAAAGTCGAAGCAATCTCCTAGAAGAGTGAAAGCAATTTCCAAGGAAGACTTATCGAAAGAGGAAAGGACCCAACCCTTCGTCACCTCACCCCCTCACCAATCTCACCCCCTTAAATAAAGTTTTTCAACTGCAATAAAAGAAAATCAACTTCCTTTTTTGTATCTTTAGAAGATATCAAAAAGAAAACAAGTTATGAATTATACAGAAAAAATGTTGCCACCAACGGCATTGAAAGATAAAGTAGTGATTGTTACTGGAGGAGGAAGCGGTTTAGGAAGATCCATGTCGGCTTACTTTATGGAAATTGGTGCGAAAGTCGTGATTACTTCCCGTGATTTGGATAAATTAAAACAAACGGCCAAAGAACTAGAAGAACAAACAGGAGGGGAGTGTTTCCCTGTAAGCTGTGATGTGCGACACTATGACCAAGTTGAACAGATGCTACAAGCAGTATTGGATAAATGGGGAAAAGTTGATGTGTTACTCAACAATGCAGCGGGTAATTTCATTTCACCAACAGAGCGTTTATCTTCCAATGCTTTTGATACCATTGTAGATATCGTATTAAAAGGGACAAAAAACTGTACGTTGGTTTTAGGAAAACATTGGATTGAACAAAAACAACGCAATACAGTTGTTTTAAATATTACGACAACCTATGCTTGGACCGGATCGGCCTATGTGGTGCCTTCTTCTGTTGCAAAAGCAGGGGTTTTGGCCATGACGAGAAGTTTGGCTGTAGA
The window above is part of the Myroides odoratus DSM 2801 genome. Proteins encoded here:
- a CDS encoding metallophosphoesterase produces the protein MKKILYTLVLLSFTGLTQAQTPFEYEKSTGYSGQDIPSLVHQEDSFNFLVLGDFGRVGDYYQKEVAREMGNAMVVLDGEFVVSVGDNFYPNGVASTQDYHWTSSFEQVYTNPSLYADWYVALGNHDYLGNVQAQVDYTKISRRWNMPDRYYSKTFKLENGKKLLLVVMDTNPFIENYRKSSKYGDLKEQDTEKQMQWLEQTLGQADADVQWKIVVGHHPMYSGGKRKVNKDTQGFEQQFAAFFDRHQVDAYICGHEHDLQIIKPKNRYTTQFLSGAASEVRPSGTMEHTVFAAAEPGFMAFSILNTSLTVQVVKANKEDAEVIYTHTIQKKK
- a CDS encoding SDR family oxidoreductase is translated as MNYTEKMLPPTALKDKVVIVTGGGSGLGRSMSAYFMEIGAKVVITSRDLDKLKQTAKELEEQTGGECFPVSCDVRHYDQVEQMLQAVLDKWGKVDVLLNNAAGNFISPTERLSSNAFDTIVDIVLKGTKNCTLVLGKHWIEQKQRNTVVLNITTTYAWTGSAYVVPSSVAKAGVLAMTRSLAVEWAKYGMRFNAIAPGPFPTKGAWDRLLPGDLKEKFDLTKKIPLRRVGEHQELANLAAYLISDFSSYINGEVITIDGGEWLQGAGEFNMLDQVPEAMWDMLEANARKK
- a CDS encoding phytase, with protein sequence MKNKAIYFLFSLALLTSCKDKLAPVSPDAIQPVVVTEQTVFDTDDPAIWINKQEQAKSLIIGTDKENGGGLYAYDLQGKIVHQYVDMARPNNVDIAYDFPYQNQKIDVAIVTERNANAIRIFKLPELTPIDGGGLKVFEGETTEEYNEPMGIALYEGKEGGATVFYAIVGRKNGPAEGYLWQYRYQTNAAGKVELQLARKFGAYSGKKEIEAIAVDQELGYVYYSDEGAGVRKYYADPAKGNQELAFFAQTDAKRDHEGIAIYKKEATTGYIVVSNQQDNSILIYPREGASDNPHEHQLITTIPVAAIECDGLEITAQGLDPKFPKGMLVMMSNGKVFHYYDWAMIQEKIEQVKK